In Candidatus Woesebacteria bacterium, one DNA window encodes the following:
- a CDS encoding Dolichyl-phosphate-mannose-protein mannosyltransferase family protein, producing the protein MKTRSNSYSFLTNFWSRITRSKVFMILFVALFFRLCLSFFGTLEIDFNTFVAWSQRLINLPFPDFYKAWSDYLPGYLYFLFILGKIKNALPFFPNEILYKLPAILADLISGFLLYKIIRGLKGEKIAFWALIFYVFNPAIFANSSLWGQVDSLTILFSLLSLYFFSRDLYLSAIFLSIGTAVKIQAALTVIPLLFLFWQKKVPFRKFVFYVLTSFSVFVISFLPFLPFGKTLNEFSVFVIERIKQTLGQYPYTSVNAFNFWGLFGFWKPDLNIFPSLFAFLILFLVSFFSFLKFKKTKGGEYLILALVFGVSFLFFPRMHERHLLPVFAPLLISASIYSNLFLVYVLFSFIYCLNLYYSFIWITQDFREVFSPFLIKAIIFLELSLFIFWVKDLFSKKRESLFFWLEKIKKMPRSRNGFRKLFNKVEISKRTINIFISFILLFSFVSRLFYLGNPQREYFDEVYHAFTARLMMHGEPKAWEWWNPHPEGYAYEWSHPPLAKIGMQLGMFVFGENSFGWRAPAALLGTLSIFLVYLIAKEIFDDKIAALFSALALSLDGLFLVMSRIGMNDIYFVFFSLLAIYLFLKDKLFFSSLAFGLALSSKWSAVWVVPILFSAFFAFGKKLKASYLWFLVLPPLVYIASYTQMFLTGHNFDIFIGVQKQMWWYHTGLKATHPYTSSWWSWPLLLRPMWLYTNSFAGGKVANIYAFGNPLVFWFGLFSVFSTLYYAYILRNKKLSWVVFSYLVFFVPWAVSPRIMFFYHYLPSLPFLAISIGFILRKNMKLFLPFLAFSLVIFLYFYPHLIGFPVLRSLDDSYYWFDSWR; encoded by the coding sequence ATGAAAACGCGTTCTAACAGTTATTCTTTTTTGACCAATTTTTGGTCAAGAATCACAAGGAGTAAAGTCTTTATGATTCTTTTTGTTGCTTTATTTTTTAGGCTTTGTTTGTCATTTTTTGGGACGTTGGAGATTGATTTTAATACTTTTGTAGCCTGGAGTCAGAGACTGATTAATTTGCCCTTTCCCGATTTCTACAAGGCTTGGTCTGATTACCTGCCGGGTTATCTTTATTTCCTTTTTATCTTGGGCAAAATTAAAAATGCTTTGCCATTTTTTCCAAACGAGATTCTTTATAAATTGCCTGCTATTTTAGCCGATTTAATTTCAGGTTTTTTGCTTTACAAAATAATCAGAGGTCTTAAAGGTGAGAAGATCGCCTTTTGGGCCCTGATTTTTTATGTTTTTAACCCTGCCATTTTTGCCAATTCTTCTTTGTGGGGGCAGGTTGATTCCTTGACTATTCTTTTTTCTCTTCTTTCTTTATATTTTTTTAGCCGCGATCTTTATCTTTCGGCTATTTTCCTTTCTATTGGAACGGCTGTCAAGATTCAGGCAGCCCTGACTGTGATTCCACTTTTGTTTCTATTTTGGCAAAAGAAAGTTCCTTTTCGTAAATTCGTTTTTTATGTTTTAACCTCTTTTTCGGTTTTTGTTATTAGTTTTTTGCCTTTCTTACCGTTTGGTAAGACTCTTAATGAATTCTCAGTTTTTGTAATAGAAAGAATAAAGCAGACTTTGGGGCAATATCCTTATACTTCAGTTAACGCTTTCAACTTTTGGGGACTTTTTGGTTTTTGGAAGCCTGATTTAAACATCTTTCCTTCTTTGTTTGCCTTTCTTATTCTTTTTCTTGTTTCCTTCTTTTCTTTTTTGAAGTTTAAGAAGACAAAGGGTGGCGAGTATTTGATCTTGGCTTTAGTATTTGGTGTGTCTTTTCTTTTTTTTCCTAGAATGCATGAGAGACATCTTTTGCCTGTTTTTGCCCCACTTCTTATCTCAGCTTCAATCTACTCCAATCTTTTCTTAGTTTATGTTCTTTTTTCTTTTATTTACTGCCTTAATCTTTATTATTCTTTTATTTGGATCACCCAAGATTTCAGAGAAGTTTTCTCTCCGTTTTTAATTAAAGCAATTATTTTTCTTGAATTATCACTTTTTATCTTCTGGGTTAAAGATCTCTTTTCAAAAAAGAGGGAAAGTTTGTTTTTTTGGCTTGAAAAGATTAAAAAGATGCCAAGGTCAAGAAATGGCTTTAGGAAACTTTTTAATAAAGTTGAAATTTCTAAAAGGACGATCAATATTTTTATATCTTTTATTTTGCTATTCTCTTTTGTAAGCAGGCTTTTTTATCTAGGAAACCCGCAAAGAGAATATTTTGATGAAGTCTATCATGCTTTTACTGCTCGCTTGATGATGCATGGTGAGCCTAAAGCTTGGGAGTGGTGGAATCCACATCCTGAAGGTTATGCCTATGAATGGTCACATCCGCCTTTAGCAAAGATAGGAATGCAACTAGGGATGTTTGTTTTTGGTGAGAATTCTTTTGGTTGGCGGGCTCCGGCGGCTTTGCTTGGGACGCTTTCAATTTTTTTGGTTTATCTTATTGCCAAAGAAATTTTTGATGACAAGATAGCGGCTTTATTTTCAGCTTTGGCTTTAAGCCTGGATGGACTATTTCTTGTTATGAGTAGAATTGGAATGAATGATATTTATTTTGTCTTTTTTTCTCTTTTGGCAATCTATCTTTTTTTGAAAGATAAGTTGTTTTTTTCAAGTCTTGCTTTTGGCCTTGCTCTTTCTTCCAAGTGGAGCGCAGTTTGGGTGGTGCCAATTCTTTTTTCAGCGTTTTTCGCTTTTGGTAAGAAACTCAAAGCCTCTTACCTTTGGTTTTTGGTTTTACCACCATTGGTCTACATTGCAAGCTACACTCAGATGTTTTTGACAGGGCATAATTTTGATATCTTTATTGGTGTTCAAAAACAGATGTGGTGGTATCACACAGGACTTAAAGCTACTCATCCTTATACTTCAAGCTGGTGGAGTTGGCCTCTTTTGTTGAGGCCCATGTGGCTTTATACCAATTCCTTTGCCGGTGGTAAAGTAGCCAATATCTATGCTTTTGGTAATCCTCTCGTTTTTTGGTTTGGCTTGTTTTCAGTTTTTTCGACGTTATATTATGCCTATATCCTAAGAAACAAGAAGTTATCTTGGGTTGTTTTTTCTTATCTTGTCTTTTTTGTGCCTTGGGCTGTCTCGCCAAGAATTATGTTTTTTTACCATTATTTGCCCTCTCTTCCTTTTTTGGCAATATCTATTGGCTTTATTCTAAGAAAGAATATGAAGCTCTTTTTACCTTTTTTGGCTTTTTCTTTGGTTATCTTTCTTTATTTTTATCCACATTTAATTGGTTTTCCGGTTCTAAGATCACTTGATGATTCTTACTACTGGTTTGATTCTTGGCGTTAG
- a CDS encoding membrane protein, putative — protein sequence MGKFLKKYFSLIPAIYLAIIYLKTLLPDVGFWDTGEFQTIGYTFDISHPTGYPLYIILLKIFTSFLPIGNIAYRANLLSALLSIFAIYFVSKTIFIITKNIALSLFVPIILGTNPFLWSTSTRADPHTLHFFFVSLFIYIQSLIIIKKKHKMLYLLSLVFGLSLTNHLLSIFILPTFILTLLLIKIPLKKKVITNALVFIPLLIYLIIPTIYHFKGAYTIDYNLKNPHNFVRYILGQDFSPQSSFKISKDLFVNLANGVKLLEKNMGRFLFLTSIFGLVVFVIKEKLALALPPLFLLNLFFSANYQNAVIERYFLTNLLLLFLSTAYLLNIFLRNLELIIRNKTGKFKFTNLGLNFLIALLLIAPIRDNILKNYKNINQSKNYHARNWATSTLNSLEPNAVIFSWWSYSTPLWYLQKVEKTRPDVLVINDGQNNWEEKAKYYLGKRPVYFIEKIKLKDENLTLINKGSVFKLEEN from the coding sequence ATGGGTAAGTTTCTGAAAAAATATTTCTCTCTAATACCAGCTATTTATCTTGCAATAATTTACCTAAAAACTCTTTTACCTGATGTTGGTTTTTGGGATACTGGGGAATTTCAGACTATTGGTTATACTTTTGATATCTCGCACCCGACAGGCTATCCGCTTTATATTATCTTACTTAAAATATTCACCTCCTTTTTGCCTATCGGCAACATTGCCTATCGAGCCAATCTTCTCTCAGCACTTCTTTCTATTTTCGCCATATATTTTGTCTCAAAAACCATTTTTATTATTACCAAAAATATCGCTCTCTCACTTTTTGTTCCCATTATTCTTGGCACAAACCCCTTCCTTTGGTCAACCTCGACAAGAGCCGATCCACACACGCTTCACTTCTTTTTTGTCTCACTTTTCATCTATATTCAAAGCTTAATAATAATCAAAAAGAAACATAAAATGCTTTACCTTCTATCTCTTGTTTTCGGCCTCTCCCTTACTAATCATCTGCTATCAATTTTTATCTTGCCTACCTTTATCTTAACTTTACTGCTTATTAAAATTCCTCTTAAGAAAAAGGTGATAACTAACGCTTTAGTTTTTATTCCTCTTTTGATTTATCTTATTATTCCAACTATTTATCACTTCAAAGGAGCCTACACCATAGACTACAATCTTAAAAATCCTCACAACTTTGTAAGATATATTTTGGGGCAGGATTTTTCACCTCAGTCAAGCTTCAAAATCAGCAAGGACCTTTTTGTCAATTTAGCTAATGGAGTCAAGCTACTTGAGAAAAATATGGGCCGTTTTTTATTTTTGACCTCAATTTTTGGACTAGTTGTCTTTGTCATCAAAGAAAAACTTGCCTTGGCGCTTCCCCCTCTTTTTCTCTTGAATCTATTCTTTTCAGCAAATTATCAAAACGCGGTAATAGAAAGATATTTCCTAACCAATCTGCTTTTACTTTTTCTCTCAACAGCGTATCTTCTCAACATATTTCTTAGAAATCTAGAACTAATCATTAGAAATAAAACAGGCAAATTCAAATTTACAAATCTCGGACTAAATTTTTTGATCGCCCTTCTATTAATTGCTCCTATCAGAGACAACATTTTGAAAAACTACAAGAACATAAACCAAAGTAAAAACTATCACGCAAGAAACTGGGCTACTTCAACTTTGAACAGTCTTGAACCAAACGCTGTTATCTTCTCATGGTGGAGCTATTCCACTCCACTTTGGTATTTACAAAAGGTTGAAAAGACAAGACCAGATGTTCTTGTTATTAATGATGGCCAGAACAATTGGGAAGAAAAAGCAAAATATTACTTAGGAAAAAGGCCTGTTTATTTTATAGAAAAGATAAAACTCAAAGATGAGAATTTAACACTAATAAACAAAGGGTCTGTTTTTAAACTTGAAGAAAATTAA
- a CDS encoding cell envelope-related transcriptional attenuator, protein MAKEKKISRRILKLRASVLKIRRKIFKNVWFVRGVIFSSILVLFFILVFGLIKLIQNTRVHYYLDLFRAFAFSSTSDFRSTGTRVNFLILGKGGAGHEAPDLTDTMIFVSLKLKDKEQKPGIYLISLPRDIWIEPLRAKLNSVYYWGNKKEVGGGLVLSKAVVEEVTGEPVHYALVVDFSLFKEVIDSLGGIDVYVEEPFVDEWYPIAGRENDNCNGDPLFKCRYETVRFEKGWQKMDGETALKFVRSRKAQGDEGNDLARAKRQQLVIKAIINSLQKREFWSSFDKVKNLANLVFKYVETDIDTRTMVALSRQFLAARSNIKNEVLPKDLFIVPLKSSKYDNLYVFVPKEVNFEEVYKWVDGFLRN, encoded by the coding sequence ATGGCAAAGGAAAAAAAAATATCAAGGCGGATTTTGAAGTTAAGAGCTAGTGTTTTAAAAATCAGAAGGAAAATTTTTAAAAATGTCTGGTTTGTAAGAGGGGTCATTTTTTCTTCCATTTTGGTTTTGTTTTTTATCTTGGTCTTTGGTCTTATAAAGCTTATCCAAAATACAAGAGTTCATTATTACCTTGATCTATTTCGTGCTTTTGCTTTTTCTTCAACTTCTGATTTTAGATCAACTGGCACAAGAGTTAACTTTTTAATCTTGGGTAAAGGAGGGGCGGGGCATGAAGCACCTGACTTGACAGATACTATGATTTTTGTTTCTTTAAAATTGAAAGATAAAGAACAAAAACCTGGAATTTATTTAATTTCCTTACCTCGTGACATCTGGATCGAGCCTTTAAGGGCTAAATTAAATAGTGTCTATTATTGGGGCAATAAAAAAGAGGTGGGAGGAGGATTGGTCTTATCAAAAGCGGTGGTTGAAGAAGTAACAGGTGAGCCTGTTCATTACGCTTTGGTGGTTGATTTTTCTTTGTTTAAAGAGGTTATTGATAGCTTGGGCGGTATTGATGTTTATGTTGAAGAGCCTTTTGTTGACGAATGGTATCCGATAGCAGGTCGAGAAAATGATAATTGTAATGGCGACCCGCTTTTTAAGTGCCGTTATGAAACAGTTCGATTTGAAAAAGGGTGGCAAAAGATGGATGGTGAGACTGCTTTAAAGTTTGTTCGCTCTCGTAAAGCCCAAGGCGATGAGGGGAATGATCTTGCTCGAGCAAAAAGGCAGCAGTTGGTGATAAAAGCAATTATCAACTCGCTTCAAAAAAGGGAATTTTGGTCTTCTTTTGATAAGGTAAAGAACCTTGCCAATTTGGTTTTTAAGTATGTTGAGACTGATATTGACACAAGGACAATGGTAGCCTTATCTAGACAGTTCTTGGCAGCAAGGAGCAATATCAAAAACGAGGTCTTACCCAAGGATTTGTTTATTGTCCCTTTGAAATCCTCAAAATATGACAATCTTTATGTGTTTGTTCCCAAAGAAGTTAATTTTGAAGAGGTTTATAAGTGGGTAGATGGTTTTTTGAGAAATTAA
- a CDS encoding ATP-dependent DNA helicase UvrD/PcrA, translated as MTNNLLEGLNKEQKEAVTYDGSSLLVLAGAGSGKTKVLTYRAAWLIETQKANPENILLLTFTNKAAGEMRQRIAFLTKNKPAFAGTFHSFCAKLLRIDGNYIGVSRDFVIYDEEDSKDLIKEITESRNLSPDFYKPKIILGEISELKNNLITPDDYFQIAHGEWQENISLVYQTYQKKLKKAGALDFDDLLVYALNLLKENQKIKEKWQEKLKFVLVDEWQDTNKVQYLLTKNLVEIHKNITAVGDASQSIYSWRGADFRNINYLIRDFPQIKIINLEQNYRSTQNILDAANSIIAKNSSHPILRLWTKNQKGEKITLYFASSGKDEANFVAEKVKELLEKKENKKKDIAVLYRTNAQSRTIEEAFLNQGIAYRLVGGIRFYGRAEIKDIVSFLRLIANPKDSVSKKRILKLGKRRFEKFISLKEEIKDKTENLSTLEIMDLVIEKTDYLKRFQKESEENIAKLENIKELRSVAREFTSLSDFLENVALIEAEQEKGGKIKSQDENQDMVTLMTLHASKGLEFKIVFIVGMEEGIFPHSRSLDDINQLEEERRLAYVGITRAKEMLFLSCAVKRLFFGENISNPPSRFLEDIPEDLINKIENNLEEISKKDLKEKIDDFYSFESIIKKYL; from the coding sequence ATGACAAACAACCTGCTTGAAGGATTAAACAAAGAACAAAAGGAGGCGGTAACCTACGACGGATCTTCTCTTTTGGTTTTAGCAGGAGCAGGAAGCGGCAAAACCAAAGTCTTGACCTATAGAGCTGCTTGGCTGATTGAAACTCAAAAAGCAAACCCTGAAAACATACTCCTCTTGACATTTACCAATAAAGCAGCCGGTGAAATGAGGCAAAGGATAGCCTTTTTAACCAAAAACAAACCTGCTTTCGCTGGGACTTTCCATTCTTTCTGTGCCAAATTGTTAAGAATAGACGGAAATTATATTGGCGTGTCTCGTGATTTTGTTATTTATGATGAAGAGGATAGCAAAGATTTAATCAAAGAAATCACAGAGTCAAGAAATTTATCACCTGATTTTTATAAACCCAAAATCATTCTTGGCGAAATATCAGAACTCAAAAATAATTTGATTACACCTGATGATTACTTTCAAATTGCCCATGGCGAGTGGCAAGAAAATATCAGTCTCGTCTATCAAACCTATCAGAAAAAACTTAAAAAAGCAGGCGCTTTAGATTTTGACGATCTTCTTGTTTACGCTTTAAACCTCCTTAAAGAAAATCAAAAAATCAAAGAAAAATGGCAGGAAAAACTAAAATTTGTTTTGGTTGATGAATGGCAAGACACCAACAAAGTCCAATATCTTTTGACCAAAAACCTGGTTGAAATTCACAAAAATATAACCGCGGTTGGTGATGCTTCACAATCAATTTACTCTTGGCGCGGTGCTGATTTCAGAAACATTAACTACCTTATACGCGACTTTCCTCAAATCAAGATTATTAATCTCGAGCAAAATTACCGCTCAACTCAAAATATACTTGATGCCGCAAACTCAATAATCGCCAAAAATTCATCACACCCCATACTTCGGCTTTGGACCAAAAACCAAAAAGGAGAAAAAATAACGCTTTATTTTGCTTCAAGCGGTAAAGATGAAGCAAACTTCGTAGCTGAAAAAGTAAAAGAGCTTCTTGAAAAGAAAGAAAACAAAAAGAAAGATATTGCTGTACTTTATCGCACCAACGCCCAATCAAGAACCATTGAAGAAGCTTTCTTAAACCAGGGTATAGCTTACCGTCTGGTTGGAGGGATTAGATTTTATGGCAGAGCAGAAATTAAAGATATCGTCTCTTTCTTAAGACTTATTGCAAATCCAAAGGATTCTGTCTCCAAAAAAAGAATACTAAAACTTGGCAAAAGACGTTTTGAAAAATTTATCTCACTAAAAGAAGAAATAAAAGACAAAACCGAAAATTTGTCCACCCTTGAAATAATGGATCTGGTTATTGAAAAAACGGATTACCTTAAACGCTTCCAGAAAGAAAGTGAAGAAAATATAGCCAAGCTTGAAAATATCAAAGAATTAAGGTCGGTGGCTCGCGAGTTTACTAGCTTATCTGATTTCTTGGAAAATGTAGCTTTAATTGAGGCTGAACAAGAAAAAGGTGGCAAAATAAAAAGCCAAGACGAGAACCAAGATATGGTTACTTTAATGACTCTTCATGCTTCAAAAGGCCTTGAGTTTAAAATCGTCTTTATTGTTGGCATGGAGGAAGGCATTTTCCCTCACTCAAGAAGCCTTGATGATATAAACCAGCTTGAGGAAGAAAGAAGACTTGCTTATGTTGGCATAACTCGTGCTAAAGAAATGCTTTTTCTCTCGTGCGCTGTCAAGAGGCTTTTCTTTGGCGAAAACATATCAAACCCCCCATCTCGCTTTTTAGAAGACATACCAGAAGACTTGATAAATAAAATAGAAAATAATTTGGAAGAAATTTCAAAAAAAGACCTCAAAGAAAAAATAGACGATTTCTATTCCTTCGAGAGTATAATTAAGAAATACCTCTAA